Proteins from one Pantoea cypripedii genomic window:
- a CDS encoding carboxymuconolactone decarboxylase family protein: MAKSLDRETLARVAPKLAELSQDLLFNDIWKREALSPRERSLVTLGALTALGRVQQLPWHIRFAQQNGLTHEEIVEVFTHLAFYAGWPAAVSAFECWEEDKR, translated from the coding sequence ATGGCGAAATCCCTTGATCGCGAAACCCTGGCCCGTGTCGCACCGAAGCTGGCCGAACTGAGTCAGGATTTACTTTTCAATGACATCTGGAAACGTGAAGCCCTTTCCCCGCGCGAACGTAGCTTAGTGACACTTGGTGCTCTGACGGCTCTTGGCCGCGTGCAGCAGTTGCCATGGCATATCCGCTTCGCACAACAAAATGGCCTGACTCATGAGGAAATCGTTGAAGTTTTCACACATCTGGCATTTTACGCTGGCTGGCCTGCGGCAGTTTCTGCCTTCGAATGCTGGGAAGAGGATAAACGCTGA
- a CDS encoding LysR substrate-binding domain-containing protein, whose protein sequence is MNKLPLTLDLDALRSFVTGIECGSFAQAANRLCRSTSAVSAQLKKLEQQCGAELVVRNGRHLALTHNGEIIMGYARRLLALNDEALLALNGKLMQGEIRIGMQEDFGESLMPGILGEFKRHHPAMRILARVDRNRGLLNAINDSELDMALLWQPEQVQRTGKLVGHCQLEWITHPNLDISTLLAQGMPLPLVMLESPCLMRSRAIECLDRANIAWQVVFVSQSLSGIWAALQAGLGITVRTRIGMPDTLRVAGSILPSPGNLGITLEQGVGNEATHGARAMLGQLMEEALLRVM, encoded by the coding sequence ATGAATAAACTCCCTTTGACGCTCGATCTGGATGCACTGCGCAGTTTTGTAACCGGCATTGAGTGTGGCAGTTTTGCCCAGGCAGCAAATCGCCTCTGCCGTTCAACCTCGGCTGTGAGTGCACAGCTTAAGAAACTGGAACAGCAATGCGGTGCTGAACTGGTGGTCAGAAATGGTCGCCATCTGGCGTTGACCCATAATGGAGAGATTATTATGGGATATGCCCGCCGACTGTTAGCGCTGAATGATGAAGCGCTGCTGGCCCTGAATGGCAAGCTAATGCAGGGGGAAATACGTATTGGTATGCAGGAGGATTTTGGCGAGTCACTCATGCCAGGCATCCTTGGTGAGTTCAAACGTCACCACCCAGCAATGCGCATTCTGGCCCGCGTCGATCGCAACCGGGGATTGCTTAATGCGATCAATGATAGCGAGCTGGATATGGCGCTGTTATGGCAACCGGAGCAGGTGCAACGCACAGGAAAACTGGTCGGTCACTGCCAGCTGGAGTGGATAACACATCCAAATCTGGATATCAGTACGCTGCTGGCGCAAGGCATGCCATTGCCGCTGGTGATGCTTGAAAGCCCGTGCCTGATGCGTTCCCGTGCCATCGAATGTCTGGACCGGGCGAACATCGCCTGGCAGGTGGTATTTGTCAGCCAGAGCCTGAGCGGTATTTGGGCGGCATTGCAGGCAGGGCTGGGTATTACCGTGCGAACACGTATAGGGATGCCCGATACCTTACGTGTCGCGGGAAGTATTTTGCCCTCGCCGGGCAATCTTGGTATCACGCTGGAGCAGGGGGTGGGAAACGAAGCCACTCACGGAGCACGGGCGATGCTGGGGCAGCTTATGGAAGAAGCGCTGTTAAGGGTGATGTGA
- a CDS encoding DUF1852 domain-containing protein has protein sequence MNKHFSFTVKSLRFDENYNPSQNTRITTNFANLARGSKRQENLRNTLVMIDNRFNSLAHWDNPNGDRYAVELEIISAELNINFEGNGNTFPVIEVLKTHIVDKKTNERIEGIVGNNFSSYVRDYDFSVVLPEHNKNQSGFATPENFGDLHGNIFKHFVNSDAYKENFNKPPVICLSVSSKNIYYQTGNQHPVLGIEYQQDELSLTDHYFAKMGLQARYFMPPNSVAPLAFYFSGDLLSDYTNLELISTISTMETFQKIYRPEIYNANSPAGQCYQPNLKHPDYSLTRIVYDREERSQLAVEQGKFTEENFIKPYQTVLEQWSATAVL, from the coding sequence ATGAATAAACATTTTTCATTTACGGTTAAAAGCCTTCGTTTCGACGAAAATTATAACCCCTCGCAAAATACGCGTATCACCACCAACTTTGCTAATCTGGCGAGGGGAAGTAAGCGCCAGGAAAACCTGCGCAACACTCTGGTGATGATTGATAATCGCTTCAATTCTCTGGCGCATTGGGATAACCCCAATGGCGATCGTTATGCTGTCGAGCTTGAAATCATTTCCGCCGAATTGAATATTAATTTTGAAGGTAATGGCAACACCTTCCCGGTGATTGAAGTACTGAAAACCCATATCGTTGATAAAAAAACCAACGAACGCATTGAAGGGATTGTGGGGAATAACTTCTCTTCCTACGTGCGTGATTATGATTTTAGCGTCGTACTGCCAGAGCACAATAAAAACCAATCCGGATTCGCCACGCCAGAAAATTTTGGCGATCTGCATGGCAATATCTTTAAGCATTTCGTTAATTCAGACGCTTACAAAGAGAACTTTAATAAACCCCCGGTAATTTGCCTGAGTGTATCCAGTAAAAACATCTATTATCAGACGGGAAATCAACATCCGGTATTGGGTATCGAATACCAGCAAGATGAACTTTCTCTGACTGACCATTATTTCGCAAAAATGGGGTTGCAGGCGCGTTATTTCATGCCGCCGAATAGTGTTGCGCCATTGGCGTTCTATTTTTCTGGCGATTTACTCAGTGATTACACCAATCTTGAACTGATCAGTACCATCAGCACGATGGAGACTTTTCAAAAGATCTACCGTCCTGAGATTTACAATGCAAATTCGCCAGCAGGACAATGCTATCAGCCCAATCTGAAGCACCCGGATTACTCTTTAACCCGAATTGTTTATGATCGAGAAGAACGTAGCCAACTGGCTGTTGAACAGGGCAAGTTTACTGAAGAGAACTTCATCAAACCATATCAAACTGTTCTTGAGCAATGGTCTGCGACTGCCGTTCTTTGA
- a CDS encoding oligosaccharide flippase family protein: MLEKSVNIIGLLFINSLMAKYVGPDNFGKINISTSLFIFVQTLSWFGGQNILFKRMSENTKSGIALAMNTQNQRRILFLLSSAAILIYLYFFTDSIVFLFGVANCIATYYIVMDFFSIYNNTQLKSKINTITNILGLSLALLIRFNISYFKMPVYYFTIPIVIIPLVPYIMRLMYFKYTTKVKENSKGAGVYNRYMLYTGGTLILSSLSVDIYTQISSIFLTKILSYSNLGIYSVALSMGSAWSFIVLSLITSFFSRIYSEKDQITVEKLLIKINRIVILVSLVALSGFYLVGDYFIHLLYGDNYMSSVNIIPIIILATMFSALGTICYRYIIKEAGYSYLAKKMFLCCILTVPLSWVMISAFGINGAAYCFLIVEILSCTLLNYFFRNKTIIKMHLNIFNPRVFK, translated from the coding sequence ATGCTGGAAAAGTCAGTCAACATTATTGGCCTGCTATTTATCAATTCACTTATGGCAAAATATGTTGGCCCTGATAATTTTGGCAAAATAAACATTTCAACATCACTTTTTATATTCGTGCAGACATTATCATGGTTTGGTGGTCAGAATATTCTCTTTAAACGCATGAGCGAAAACACAAAGTCCGGAATCGCATTGGCTATGAATACTCAGAACCAACGGCGAATTTTGTTTCTTCTGTCTTCAGCTGCAATTTTGATTTATTTGTATTTCTTTACTGACTCAATTGTATTTCTGTTTGGCGTAGCAAACTGCATTGCCACATACTATATTGTGATGGATTTCTTTTCCATCTATAACAACACCCAGTTGAAATCAAAAATAAACACCATAACAAATATACTGGGGTTATCATTAGCGTTGTTGATTAGATTTAATATCTCATACTTCAAAATGCCAGTTTATTACTTTACCATACCCATTGTTATCATCCCGCTAGTCCCTTACATCATGCGGCTCATGTATTTTAAATACACCACCAAAGTAAAAGAAAACAGCAAGGGTGCGGGGGTATATAACCGATATATGCTGTACACTGGCGGGACGTTAATTTTATCAAGCTTATCTGTAGATATTTATACTCAGATATCGAGTATTTTTTTAACGAAAATACTTTCATACTCAAATTTGGGGATTTATAGCGTAGCATTATCAATGGGAAGCGCATGGTCATTTATTGTGCTGTCATTAATAACCAGCTTCTTCTCAAGGATATATAGTGAGAAAGATCAAATAACCGTCGAGAAGTTACTGATAAAAATAAATCGGATTGTAATCCTGGTTTCCCTGGTTGCTTTGAGTGGTTTCTATCTTGTTGGTGATTATTTTATACATTTATTATATGGGGATAATTATATGTCCTCAGTGAATATCATCCCCATAATAATACTTGCCACTATGTTCTCTGCATTAGGAACAATTTGTTATAGATATATAATAAAAGAAGCGGGCTATAGTTACCTGGCTAAAAAAATGTTTTTATGTTGTATATTAACAGTACCATTATCATGGGTGATGATCAGTGCATTTGGAATTAATGGTGCGGCGTATTGCTTTTTGATCGTGGAGATTTTGTCCTGCACTTTACTTAATTACTTCTTCAGAAATAAAACAATCATTAAGATGCATCTTAATATTTTCAATCCGAGGGTATTTAAATGA
- a CDS encoding methionine synthase translates to MKKLLPTSTAGSLPKPSWLAQPETLWSPWKLQDQELIDGKQDALRLCLEDQLKAGIDIVSDGEQTRQHFVTTFIEHLSGVDFEKREIVKIRNRYDASVPSVVGEVARQKPVFVEDAKFLRQQTTQPIKWALPGPMTMIDTLYDGHYKSREKLAWEFAKILNQEARELEAAGVDIIQFDEPAFNVFFDEVNDWGIAALEKAIEGLKCETAVHICYGYGIKANTDWKKTLGTEWRQYEEVFPKLQKSDIDIISLECHNSRVPMDLIELIRGKKVMVGAIDVATNTIETPEQVAETLRKALQFVDADKLYPSTNCGMTPLSRQVARGKLHALSAGAEIVRRELLG, encoded by the coding sequence ATGAAAAAGTTATTACCTACTTCCACTGCCGGTAGTTTACCTAAGCCTTCCTGGCTGGCACAGCCAGAAACACTGTGGTCACCCTGGAAATTACAGGATCAGGAATTAATTGACGGCAAACAGGATGCTCTGCGTTTATGTCTGGAAGATCAACTCAAGGCGGGTATTGATATTGTCAGCGATGGCGAGCAAACACGTCAGCATTTTGTCACCACTTTTATCGAACACCTCAGTGGTGTTGATTTTGAAAAGCGTGAGATCGTTAAAATTCGTAATCGCTATGATGCGAGTGTACCGAGTGTGGTGGGTGAAGTGGCACGCCAGAAGCCGGTGTTTGTGGAAGATGCCAAATTTTTACGTCAGCAAACCACTCAGCCGATTAAATGGGCGCTGCCAGGCCCCATGACGATGATTGATACGCTCTATGATGGCCATTATAAAAGCCGTGAAAAACTCGCCTGGGAATTCGCCAAAATCCTTAATCAGGAAGCCAGAGAATTAGAGGCAGCGGGCGTCGATATTATCCAGTTCGACGAACCGGCATTTAATGTTTTCTTTGATGAGGTGAACGACTGGGGCATTGCCGCCTTAGAAAAAGCCATTGAAGGACTTAAATGTGAAACGGCTGTGCATATTTGCTATGGCTATGGCATTAAAGCCAATACCGACTGGAAAAAAACGCTGGGGACCGAGTGGCGTCAATATGAAGAGGTTTTCCCCAAACTGCAAAAATCCGATATCGATATCATCTCACTGGAATGTCACAACTCGCGTGTGCCAATGGATCTTATTGAACTCATTCGCGGTAAAAAAGTGATGGTTGGCGCCATTGATGTGGCAACCAATACCATTGAGACCCCTGAGCAGGTTGCCGAAACTTTACGCAAAGCACTGCAGTTTGTCGACGCCGACAAACTCTATCCTTCGACTAACTGTGGCATGACACCTTTATCTCGCCAGGTCGCAAGAGGCAAGCTACATGCGTTAAGTGCTGGCGCAGAAATCGTGCGCAGAGAACTGCTGGGTTAA
- a CDS encoding DUF4865 family protein: MIVMQYRFTLPANYDMTIIERRIAENGAKLNGFSGLLFKAYLVAKCDDEYSHENRYAPFYVWNNAAAMTLFLQSPAFKKLTQDFGWPQIDTWIALHLPCIDEIRSASWLSIIKQNIPAHSDLSLLTLDGHLSAWDISRWQLLQVDFSDAPHTDRENYRISYMASEAW, from the coding sequence ATGATTGTGATGCAATATCGTTTTACCTTGCCCGCTAATTACGACATGACCATCATTGAGAGACGTATTGCGGAGAATGGTGCAAAGTTAAACGGCTTTTCAGGTTTGTTGTTTAAAGCATACCTCGTTGCCAAATGCGATGATGAATATAGCCATGAAAACCGTTATGCCCCGTTCTATGTCTGGAATAATGCCGCAGCAATGACCCTGTTTTTACAGAGCCCAGCCTTTAAAAAATTAACGCAGGATTTTGGTTGGCCGCAGATTGATACCTGGATAGCGCTACACCTTCCCTGCATTGATGAGATAAGAAGCGCTAGCTGGCTTTCAATAATCAAACAGAACATTCCCGCACACAGCGACCTTTCTTTACTGACGCTGGATGGGCATCTCAGCGCCTGGGATATTAGCCGCTGGCAGCTATTGCAGGTCGATTTTAGTGATGCGCCGCACACGGACAGGGAAAATTACCGCATTAGTTACATGGCAAGTGAGGCGTGGTAA
- a CDS encoding cupin, with the protein MKFYCSKEFTGATAWESLPVARFDNTTVKLHWTDQPYKWHINDGQEVFAVMDGCVEMLYKENGEVKSKTLHTGDIFYASEGTEHVAHPQGVARVLVIEKEGSV; encoded by the coding sequence ATGAAGTTTTATTGCAGCAAGGAATTTACTGGCGCAACAGCCTGGGAATCTTTACCTGTTGCTCGCTTTGATAATACCACGGTGAAGCTTCACTGGACTGATCAGCCTTATAAGTGGCATATCAACGATGGACAAGAGGTTTTTGCGGTTATGGATGGCTGCGTAGAGATGCTCTACAAAGAAAATGGTGAGGTCAAAAGTAAGACATTGCATACCGGTGATATTTTCTATGCAAGTGAAGGAACAGAGCACGTCGCTCACCCTCAAGGGGTTGCCCGCGTGCTGGTTATCGAAAAAGAGGGATCTGTCTAG
- a CDS encoding NAD(P)H-binding protein codes for MTMPETKRVVLLAGATGLVGGQLLQILLNDADIASVHALSRKPLRISHPKLTVHQVDFTALPQLPHADEAYLALGTTIKVAGSREAFRAVDFDANMAVAQAALAAGVSRLGLVSAGGANAKSSLFYTRVKGELEEALRAMPFTALVIARPSLLLDSRDGLGQPVRLGERISIPVAKLLSPILPGAYQPVRALAVARALTQRVPAAKGLVVLASDQIIKLGKLPN; via the coding sequence ATGACGATGCCAGAAACAAAACGTGTTGTGCTGCTTGCGGGTGCCACCGGTCTGGTGGGTGGTCAGCTGCTGCAAATTCTGCTGAACGATGCGGATATTGCCAGCGTTCATGCGCTAAGCCGTAAGCCGCTCAGAATCAGCCATCCGAAGTTGACCGTCCACCAGGTCGATTTTACTGCTTTGCCACAACTTCCCCATGCGGATGAAGCCTACCTGGCGCTGGGTACAACGATTAAAGTCGCGGGGAGCAGGGAAGCGTTCCGGGCAGTGGATTTTGATGCCAATATGGCGGTCGCCCAGGCGGCTCTTGCTGCAGGCGTAAGCCGGTTGGGACTGGTCAGTGCGGGCGGCGCCAATGCGAAATCATCCCTGTTTTACACCCGCGTGAAGGGTGAACTCGAAGAGGCGCTCAGAGCCATGCCTTTCACCGCTCTGGTGATTGCGAGGCCTTCTTTGCTGCTTGATTCTCGCGATGGGTTAGGGCAGCCCGTCCGCCTGGGCGAACGCATTTCCATCCCTGTCGCGAAGCTGTTATCTCCCATTCTGCCCGGTGCTTACCAACCCGTGCGGGCTTTGGCTGTAGCCCGGGCACTGACGCAGCGGGTCCCTGCGGCAAAGGGCCTGGTTGTGCTGGCTTCTGATCAGATAATCAAACTGGGGAAACTCCCGAACTGA
- a CDS encoding tautomerase family protein: MPFTRITLRQGYSNEQIMQISDILQKCLEKEFAVPPHDRFQVFETLAASQRVFDYHYKSGGRSDDFIQFHVIAGKPRSFEQKKNLCRTLCEQLHTALNINPNDVMVMIQFNTADEWSFSNGQLLSEEEL, encoded by the coding sequence ATGCCCTTCACCCGAATCACTCTGCGTCAGGGCTATAGCAACGAGCAAATTATGCAAATTTCCGACATCTTGCAAAAATGCCTTGAGAAGGAATTTGCCGTTCCTCCCCATGACCGATTTCAGGTTTTCGAAACACTCGCTGCCAGCCAGCGTGTGTTTGACTACCACTATAAAAGTGGTGGCCGCAGCGACGATTTCATTCAGTTTCACGTCATAGCCGGTAAGCCTCGCTCTTTCGAGCAGAAGAAGAATCTTTGCCGCACACTATGCGAGCAACTACATACGGCCCTTAATATTAATCCGAATGATGTGATGGTGATGATTCAGTTTAATACTGCCGATGAATGGAGTTTCAGCAATGGACAATTACTTTCTGAGGAGGAATTATGA
- a CDS encoding ATP-grasp fold amidoligase family protein, giving the protein MRMIKQTVKSALKLSANTFPEFYAKTHYFIRFKKKLNLRNPTSFNEKIQWLKFNELNGDIYTLCADKYKVREYVSAKGCGEILNVLYGVYDNPQAIDYDALPERFALKCNHGAGYNIICDNKSSMDIEKTNRKLNEWLKQDYSANFVEPQYKKIERKILCEKYIENERGGFPDDYKFYCFNGKPYAVMVCIGREKGKPKFYYFDMNWNPLPFEDTIELINENHYPEMPDGFNKMKEYAVKLSSDFKFVRVDLYLLNDEVIFGELTFTPSAGLDVALQEADVILGSQLNLESKKR; this is encoded by the coding sequence ATGAGAATGATAAAACAAACAGTTAAGTCAGCCTTAAAACTGAGTGCTAACACTTTCCCGGAATTTTATGCTAAAACTCACTACTTCATCAGGTTCAAGAAAAAATTAAACCTAAGAAACCCAACCAGTTTTAATGAGAAAATACAATGGCTTAAGTTCAATGAACTCAATGGTGACATTTACACGTTGTGCGCTGATAAATATAAGGTCAGGGAGTATGTTTCCGCTAAAGGGTGCGGTGAAATCCTTAATGTCCTCTACGGTGTGTATGATAACCCACAAGCTATAGATTATGATGCGTTACCGGAAAGATTTGCACTTAAATGCAATCATGGAGCAGGCTATAACATAATATGTGATAATAAATCATCCATGGACATTGAAAAAACAAACAGAAAATTGAATGAATGGTTGAAGCAGGATTACTCGGCAAATTTTGTTGAGCCGCAGTATAAGAAAATCGAAAGAAAAATCTTATGTGAAAAATACATTGAAAATGAACGCGGTGGTTTTCCTGATGATTATAAATTTTATTGTTTCAATGGTAAACCCTACGCGGTAATGGTTTGCATAGGGCGAGAAAAAGGAAAACCTAAGTTTTATTACTTTGATATGAACTGGAATCCGCTTCCTTTCGAAGATACTATCGAATTAATAAATGAAAACCATTATCCAGAGATGCCCGATGGCTTTAATAAAATGAAAGAGTATGCTGTTAAATTATCCTCTGATTTTAAATTTGTCCGGGTTGATCTCTATCTCCTGAATGATGAGGTTATTTTTGGTGAACTAACATTTACCCCTTCCGCGGGACTGGATGTAGCCTTACAGGAAGCAGATGTGATTTTAGGCAGCCAACTTAACTTAGAGAGTAAAAAACGATAA